Genomic window (Phacochoerus africanus isolate WHEZ1 chromosome 1, ROS_Pafr_v1, whole genome shotgun sequence):
gaatatCAGGCACGCAGTGAAAAGAACCCAGagctttctttttatgtttggagACATGTCTGTCATGAAAATAAGGAAACCTGCAGAAGAGAGACCAAATTAACAACTGGATCCAGTGATAATGAGCTTTCTGAGGCAAAACATCCCCATACTCTGACTGTGCTCAGCAGTGGCACAggcaatttcttcttcttctccttccaaatgacctgtttttttccccctgacacTGTATATTTCAGAACCAGACAAtctcttttctctgcaccttATAGATCTCTTCAAAGAGAGCTCTGAGCTCAAATGAGATACCTGGGGAGTGGAGAGTAGTATGAATAGGGCCTCCAACCCAATGTTATTACGTGGCAAATGGTCAGTTTATAAGAGAATGTCCCAAGGGTAAGAATTCTTATTTAAGCAGTCACAGAAATAATGTTGGCACTTCCTAATCTGatgtgtttttgcatttttacgACAGGTTCCGTATTTATCAAAAAAGAGACCACATTttccagcacttaaaaaaaagaaacatagcgTGGAAAACATCCTCCGAAAATCAGATCTAACCGTAGGAAAGCTTCAAATGCAGGTAGTGGGCCAAGGGTTTTACTTTTGTGTTTCACAAGCAGCAAGGGTCGGGCTTAACCAAATGCAACTTAACTGCTAGACAGCACGGATGTGGAATGAAATGAATGATTAGTATGAAGGAATCCTGTTTTGGGGTGGAGGGGACATTGAGAGTGGCTGCAAGATAGCTGAGGCTGCTGAGGAGGATGCTTAGTGCCtaataaatattaactgaattCAATTAAAATGAAGGCATACACATGGGTTTCTTCTGAGAAGAAAGGAGATGTCTTTACCGCTGGGTGGTAAATGTATGTTTTCAAGCTCTGTTTGATATGACTTGAATTAGAATAATACTTGGGGACTTGTAAACATTCACCAATTCCTGAACTCATCTCTCCGGAAAAGCAGCCCTCCCTGGGTTTGGACAAGGCTTTCTAACACATGGCTTCGTTTCTTTGTATCTGGCTGTCATAGGTGGATGACCTCCTAGAAACAGTGACAGATAAATCCATGAAGTTATTGGCCCAAAGACATGCTGAGCTTCAACAGTGTGAGTTTCTAGGGGATGAAATTCTTCAGTCTTCTAAGCAGTTCCAGAGGATATCCAAGAGAACCAAGAGGAAGtataaattgaaaaatgtttgttttccatgtacctgctgctgcttctgattttcttcctgattttgcGTCAGTTATATTCATAGAGATTCTTATCTTTTGGTACATAATCCTTTATAAATTTCTCTTAATCAATAATGGGGGTGGGTTAAAAATATTCTGCCCAATAGTCCTAAAAAAAGatcctttttgaaaaaatgatttttaattctgAGTCAAGATACGTAATTTTTTGCTTCATAATTCTTactaataatagaaatatttatcaGGGCATGGAAATTCTCCAAGAAATTTCTCTCTTAATTTGCCAGATGAAATTAGAGGAAGCACGTAAAGATATTATGATGCTTTAATATGACTTCTATTGAGCTAATTTTAAACCtttatttttacagataagaatttttattaaaattacagaaatgtaaCATTATTAAGGTATGATTCATGTAAAATGTCATGTTTCTGAactaaaataaatggataaggaTAGAGCCCAATAAGATATAGACATGTAATTCAATACTTAAGAAAATTATAAGTCATTCAGCCTGagcttaacttttaaaaagatcatgAAATCGTTTTTGCAAGACTCTTAGAAATGACCCCTGTAGaacaaaatgatggaaaatatttcaacaaaacaTTGAACAACAACATTGCTCAAGCACTAAGGACAGAGATCTAGAAATGCATATTGATTTACTTTGCATCTTGTAATTAGGTCTTACACCAGTGATTCTTAATATCATGGAAACTCTCCcacaaataagcttttttttttttgtcttttttgtcttttgttgttgttgctatttcttgggccgctcccgcggcatatggaggttcccaggctaggggttgaatcggagctatagccaccggcctacgccagagccacagcaactcgggatccgagcctcgtctgcaacctacaccacagctcatggcaacgctggatccttaacccactgagcaagggcagggaccgaacccgcaacctcatggttcccagtcggattcgttaaccactgcgccatgacgggaactccacaaataagcTTTCACCACAAACATTTTGTACAGAATCTCACAAGTTCACAGCCCTCCTGAGAGCCTGTTCATGgacttcattttcaaaaatggTAACAATTTCCAGAAACTGACTCATTTTCTCATGTACATCCTAGAAATGCTGTGTTCTCACTATCTTCCATTTGTTTGGTGAGCAAAGGAACCAGTTAAAAACTACCTAAAATACCAACGAGCACACACATATCTGGctggaaaacattttattaaacatttttggaTGTTGCTTCCTTTCaactttaagaataaaaaaggcatttcaataaaaacaaatctatgATGAAGGCATCTTCCTTAGTGTGAAAAAATGTGAATGAACCgtacattaatatttaaaagcCAAGTAGTTCACTGCCAAAACTTTAAATATCTCAAGAGTACAACAAATGCTAAACACAGTAAGCTCACGTTGCTACTTCAGTATTCTTGGGAATGGTGAGTGATTAGCTGGTTTATGGTTTAGGATCCGTTTCCATGCTTGTTTCTTGAGCTTCTTCTACTTCCGAGAGCTTTTCATCATCTGCATTtgagaaagaaacataaaaccTTAGTCAAATAATGAatacatgaaaacatttttatcctttattagtgaatatatttaaagcaaagaTGGCAAAATGGCAACCTATTACTATAACTGACCCACAAGTGTTTGGTTTTAAAAGTACTACTTTGgttgtttttattaattcaatCAAAAATTATGTTATagacttcactttaaaaaatctagCTCTTAGGCTTTTTTTGGGAAACAATCAGAAGATCAGATAACATAAAAATTTGGATCTGGTCAATACAAGGAGCAAGTGTCCAGGTCTCTAAAGCACTTAGTTCATTAAGTATGCAAATGTGCTTATGCACTGATTATTTCACTCACTTATTGCTTGTCTGGATCCTGAATTATTACTTTATAGCAATAAACTATAATAAACcaagaaaaattccaaaactaTCATGCTTGAATTTCTCTTAATTTAAACCACTGGCTATGAATTCAAATTATACACTATTATAAATTCAGACTTCCGTGCATATAATTAGAAAGCTGAACAACTAACACGAGTTATCTTCTAATGCCCTCCTGCTATATTCCTGTTCTGAAATTGAAGGTGTAGTCTCCAAGATGTATATTTTAGAAGACATACACGAGCATTTAAGGATCTtcataaacattcatttttcGACTCCTGTTACTTACTTTCCAGTGTTTGCTGAAGTTCATGGATAGTACTCAGAAGAACGTGAAACTGTTTCCTTCTTAATTCCAGCTgtgttaataagaaaaaaattaatacccaTTGATCTATAAACCTATACAGAACACAAAGGCTATCATATTATATGCAAATACCTTATCTTCAACACTTTCTTTAATATGTGAAAGATGCTCTAATTCTTTTCCCAGAGCCTCTAGTTccctgaaagacaaaacaaaacagtgttaTATTTTACTAGTTGGGGAACAGAATTCATAATTAATATCTAACTTTTTAGTTatttaatagtatttaaaaaataaaggataaggAGTTATAACATTCTATTACGATGAAACTTAAAActaaggaagggagttcccgtcgtggcgcagtggttaacgaatccgactaggaaccatgaggttgcgggtttggtccctgcccttgctcgctgggttaacgatccggcgttgccgtgagctgtggtgtaggttgcagacgcggctcggatcccgcgttgctgtggctctggcgtaggctggtggctacagctccgattcaacccctagcctgggaacctccatatgccgcgggagcggcccaagaaatagcaacaacaacaacaaaagacaaaaaaaaaaaaaaaaaactaaggaagaTTTCTTCTAAATGTGcacttatttcattaaaattaaaccttttagataatttttaaagtacaggAAAACTTGACAGTggtaaattttaacatttttttcatactttttttttttgcaaattgaagGTTAACTTGAAATACCCTTTGAGCTTTACCCCCAGTCCTCTATTCCCAACTCAGATAATCATATCattctaatcctttttttttttaacacatttatttgtATCTCTAAATAATATACAGTATCGGTATATATTTGGGGGGCTCTAACTTTTATAAATGATTATTATCTGTATGTATTTCAGAAACTTAAGAATAATTCAAAATTCATTCTGTGTCTTCCGTCTTTCTTTTCACTGATTGTTTTTGAGATCCATATGTCAAAAGGGGAcatttagtttattcttttttatttttattttttggctgcacccatggcatgcaaaagtccccaggccagggagcaaacctgcgccaagcagtgacagtgccagatatttaaaccaccaagccaccagggaattccccagtttattcttttttttatttttagcatttttcaggtttatttttataagaatatagTTCAGTATTTAAAGGTTATCCAGTTTttaagcatctgtgacctaatcCATGACTGAAATTGAGCGTGTTCTCAATTCTCACACACTAGCTGAGAACAGACCTCACTCTTCCCATCCTGGAGATGACCTATCTGCCAAGAACTTTTATACCCTGTGGATTTATACAGGGGTaggaatattttacttttttaattactcaatgaattttattacatttatagctgtacaacaatcatcacaacccaattttatatcatttccatcccaaacccccaggccattcccccacccccccaacctgtctcctttggaaaccatgtgtttcaaaatctgtgagtaagtatctgttctgcaaagaagttcattgtgtcctttttttagattccacatgtaagtgatagtatatgatgttggtgtctcactgtctgacttacttcacttagcatgataatttctaagtccatctatgttgttgcaaatgccattgtttcttttaatgactgagtaatattccattgtgtatgtgtaccacatcttctttatctactcctctgtcgatggacatttaggttgtttccatgtcttggctattgaatgaacactggagtgcatgtatcttttagagtcatggttttctctgggtagatgcctaggagtgggatttctggatcaaatagtagttctatttttagttttctgaggaatctccatactgttttccatagcggttgcaccaaattacattcccagcaacagtgtaatagaatagggttcccttttctccacactctctctagtatttattgttagtagactttttcatgatggccattctagctggtataaggtggtatctcattgtggttttgatttgcatttctctaataatcagtgatgctgcacatcttttcatgtgttttttggccatcctagTTTATTCTTTATAACTGCTATTTAATATTCTACTATGTGAGTAGATGgtattctatttattcatttttgcattgatgcatattatatgcatttattttagaaCTGTAGCCAGAAAGGttggaagaaggaaaaacctAATCAAGTGGCATTAGAATATGGAATATTAAAGATCGGACCCTACTTTTGAAACATATGATGTAGTCCCATAAAAATGGAATGCATAGACTAGTGTGTAAACATTTATGTATGATGAttaattcctttcaaaataaagCTCTAAACTTACTTTAATGTCTCATGCCTGTCTGGATGATGCTGGATCACTTTTGCCAAAGCATCATATtctgaaagatgaaaatattttccaagttaaaaaattttttgaatttggTTATCAAAACAAAATGTGTAACATCACAAATCCCTCATAATCACTGTCCCAGTAGGTAAAGAAATAGAGAACttctttcgtggctcagtggttaatgaatctgactagcatgcatgagaacgcaggttcgatctctggccttgctcagtgggttgaggatctggcattgctgtgagctgtggtataggttgcagacgtggctcagattctgcgttactgtggctgtggtgtaggctgacagctacagctctaattcgacccctagcctgggaacctccatatgccgtgggtgagaccctaaaaagttttttaaagaaaaaaaagaagaagaaatagaaacactGAAGAATGAACAGAGTATTGCCAGTTTCAGTTGATTCAATTATAACTGCAATGATACATGACATCAAAAGTATTCTAAACTAGGATTTTAGTTTCCACTGTTTTTCCATTTACATATCTCTTGGCAGAATACAAAAAGCTACTATAAGCATAAGTGAACTTAAGTCATTATTGATCATCAAGTGGATTGATTCTGAAGAGAATCTTATTCACTGtccagcaaataaaaatataagcaaggtATATTTATAACACCATTAATTTCAGATCTTAGACAATAACAAATTATACTTCTCATCTCAAAGGGAAAGATTTCAAAAGAAACTATTTATAATTCAGGAactttatttctgctctgctgAAACCTCCAGGATAAGTCATGTATCTCCTAACTTTTCCTATGAAATGATACGTGGCAGCTTTTATTTAAAAGTCCCATTAATCAACAAAAACACtgtaagacatttttaaatgattttagaattgatactctttttttgtttttgtttttgcctttttaaggctgcacctgtggcatatggaggtttccaggctaggggtcgaacctgagctgcagctgccaggctacgccacagccacagcaacacaggatctgagctgcatctgtgacctacaccacagctcatggcaatgccagatccttaacccactgagagaggccagggattaaacccacgtccttatagatactagttaggtttgttaactgctgagccatgacaggaacttcagaatTGATATTCTTAAATAAGTTGGTATATCTTGCTCTAAATTGGCCACTGCAACCTGAACACATGTATTTTAGATTGAATtccaaattatcttttaaaaataaggaattaaaTGTCATCTTAATTAgctcattaaaaagtaaaattcatgaTTTTGGAAATCAGTGTAttaatttgtgtgatttttttcataaacattttttggattacaaaataatatatgctcagtataaaaaaacatacagaagttcccagtgtggtacactgagttaaggacccagcacagcattccatccctgtcccaggaacttccacatgctgtgggagtggccaaaaataaacaaaacccccgAGTCATAAAAACCACAACCCCAAAATTAaccatttctatttccttctagttttttcatctatatgtAATGATTGTgactatacattttatttcttatctttaagTTTATATCATAGGAGGAGCAATGACATTACAATTATTTTGGAATAGTTGTTACAGACTAAAATAAGACAGatcctaatttaaaaacaaaggacgCTAGAACAAAACTAAACTTTAACCTTCCTCTTGTCAGACATTTAGCAGCTTGTAAATATTCTCTTGCTTTGTACTAAACAATAACTCACTGGGCTtaaattctttttacttttttttcaaaagtagttccatcagacaaacaaaaacaaaacaaagagaagcCGAAATCTAGTGTACTTATATAAATTGCGCTTGCTCATTAACCATAACATTATTCAGGCAAAAGGATATGAGCACAGTAAAAAAAACGAATACTTAAGAAATacttgtttaggagttcccttcgtggctcagtggttaacaaacctgactacgatccatgaggatggaggtttagtccctggcc
Coding sequences:
- the THOC7 gene encoding THO complex subunit 7 homolog isoform X1 produces the protein MLSTLSQCEFSMGKTLLVYDMNLREMENYEKIYKEIECSIAGAHEKIAECKKQILQAKRIRKNRQEYDALAKVIQHHPDRHETLKELEALGKELEHLSHIKESVEDKLELRRKQFHVLLSTIHELQQTLENDEKLSEVEEAQETSMETDPKP